In the genome of Mucilaginibacter sp. 14171R-50, the window AAGGCATAAAGGGTATAACCACGTTTGGTGCCATCATACTGGCCCAACTCGTAAACTTCGTCGTAGTTTTTAGATTTTATTTTCGCGCCGCTTATTAATTGGTAAGCGTCAAATATATTTTCGAATGTTGTGTTTTTCATAGTACAAATGGCAATGCAATTTCTTTGCCATTTATTTATCCGAACCAATCGTAAAGCTCATTTTGCTTTAGATTCTTCTTATCGGCAGCCGCTACATCCTTTAATATCTTCCCCTCGCCCATCTGAATTATGCGCGAACCATAGTTACCGGCATCCTTTAAATTGTGCGTAACCAATATAGCTGTAAGCTGATACTCGCGAATAAGGTCATCGGCGATACGCAGCACATTTTCGGCCGACCGTGGGTCAAGCGCCGCCGTGGGTTCGTCAAGCAGCAGTATCTTACAGGTGTCCATTACGCTCATCAGTAAAGTTAACGCCTGTCGCTGCCCGCCGGATAAGGTGCCTATGGGCTGCTCTATCTTGTTCTCCAGCCCCATGCCCAGTGTGGCAATCTTTTCGCGTACCAGGTTTTTAAACTGTTCATTTTTACCTATTGATAAACGTTTTGGCTGCGTGCGCAGGGCAGCTAAGCGAAAGTTATCAATTATACTCAGATCGGCGGCAGTACCTGTTAACGGGTTTTGAAAAATGCGGGCTATCCACTTACTGCGCTTATATTCGGGCAGGCGGGTAACATTGTGGCCATCAATGGTAATTATTCCGCTATCCGGCAGGATATTACCTGCTAAAAGGTTTAGCAACGTTGTTTTGCCCGAACCATTTGCGCCCACTATCACTACAAATTCGCCTGTATTGATACTTAGGTCTATATTTTTAATGGCCGTTACCTGGTTAGGTTTGCCGGTATTAAATGTTTTACGGATGTTGCTTAGCTGTATCATACCCGCCTCCCCGTTAAACGTGGTAAGCCCACTATCAACAACACAAATACGGCGGTAACTAACTTAAGCAGGTTGGCATCCACCCCAATATCAAGTGTAAACGCCAGCACAAACTGAAATATCACCGCGCCTGCCATCACTAATACAAGGCTAAGCCATACCGAGGTTGTTTGCAGCCAGTTGATAACAGTTTCGGCAATAATAACCGACCCTAAACCCAATATTACAATGCCTATACCCATATTGATATCAGCAAAGCCCTGTAATTGTACCACCAGGTAACCGCTTAATGCTGTTAGGGCATTTGCAAGCGCCAGGCCGGTAATTTTCATACGGTCGGTATTAACGCCAAGGGCGCGTATCATGGGTTCGCTGCTGCCTGTGGCGCGCATGGCAATGCCAAAATCTGTTTTTAACAGCCAACCCATCAGCAGGGTTACTATCAAAACAAACCCTGTTAAAATAAATAGCGAATTTTGATTGACATCGGTAACCAACTTTACCGCCGAAAATAAGGTTGGCAGACTTAGCAAAGGTAAATTTGAGCGGCCAAGTATGGTTAGGTTAACAGAGTAAAGCGCATACATCACCAAAATACCGGCAAGCAGGGCGTTTATTTTTAGCTTGGTATGAATAATGCCTGTAGCCGCACCTGCTAATGCCCCGGCCAAAAGCACAGCAGGCAAAATAATATAACCCGGTTGGTTATGCGTAAGCATAGCCCCTGTTACTACCCCGCCAAGTGTATAGCTGCCATCGGTGGTAATATCCGGGATGTTAAATATCTTCATGGAGATATAAATACCGAACGCGATCCCGGCGAAACACATCCCCTGTAATAAAGCGGTCAAGTAAAAATCCATTATTTTACGGCTTCAAAATCAGCGGGAATATTAATGTTATATTTTTTGGCGGCAGCCGGGTTATACACACGTTTTCTTATTTTGACCATCTCTAACTTCAATCCATCAGTTCTATGTGTTTTTAAGTACTGCGCGGCCTGTACGCCCGATTGATAGCCCCATTGGTAAATATCGGCGCCAAAAGCAGCTACCGCGCCACGCTGTACTAAGCCCGCCTCGCTGGTAAATATGGGTACGTTATGCTCGTTACAACTTTTCAGGATGGTTTCGAACGACGCGAATACGGTGTTATCCGGGTTAGCAAAAAACGCGTCGATATTCTTATTTAACAGTGATTGCGTTACCAGCAGCGCATCGGCAGATGAATTTAGCGGCAGGGCGACGATCTTTACATTAAGCTTAGCTGCAAGCCCTTGTATACGTTGCAGGGCATCGGTTGATTGCGGTTCCGACTGGTTATAGATCATGCCTATAGTTAACTGTTTGCCCTTGGGCTTTAGCAGTTTTGGAATAATAGCGAAGGAAGTATCAATATAATTCAGCTCTTCCATAGTGCCGAACAGGTTTGCCGGCGCTTTTCCGTCGGCTATCACCTTCATCCTCTCCGGCGTTGGCGAAACCATCTCGAAGATCGGTATGGTTTTGGTTTTTTGTATGGCAGCAACGGTTGATAACGTGGTTGATGTTGCCAGCAGGTCTACCTTTTCGGCTATAAAATAATTTACTATCTGGGTAAGCGTTGGTATGCTTCCCTGCGCGTTGCGGTATTCAATTTTTACGTTCTTTTTGTCTTCGCTGAAACCGTTTTGCTTTAAAGCATCAATAAAGCCATTTTTTGCCTGCGATATGGTGGCATCCTCAAAAGCATCAATAAAACCCACAACCGGTACATTGTTTTTGTTGGATGACGAGCAGGAAGCTATTACAACAACTGCTACAAATAAGGACAGGCCACGCAGAAATTTCATGCTACTAAGGTATGTAATCAACACAAAAAAGAAAAACGATAAGTAGTAACGTCGTCTTGAGCAGATTAAATAAATATGGCCTTCACCTGCTGCATGGCGAAAACTTTTAACGGAGTACAGCCCCCTGTGTACCGAATACAATTACGAAACCAGGGATAAGCATAAAACCATCGCCTGCACCAGCCTTTTACCGGTAGAATAGTTTAAGCTAAACCGGACAGATCTGAAGATAAAACAAGGATAATAACCTGGTTATTGAGCGGTAG includes:
- a CDS encoding ABC transporter permease gives rise to the protein MDFYLTALLQGMCFAGIAFGIYISMKIFNIPDITTDGSYTLGGVVTGAMLTHNQPGYIILPAVLLAGALAGAATGIIHTKLKINALLAGILVMYALYSVNLTILGRSNLPLLSLPTLFSAVKLVTDVNQNSLFILTGFVLIVTLLMGWLLKTDFGIAMRATGSSEPMIRALGVNTDRMKITGLALANALTALSGYLVVQLQGFADINMGIGIVILGLGSVIIAETVINWLQTTSVWLSLVLVMAGAVIFQFVLAFTLDIGVDANLLKLVTAVFVLLIVGLPRLTGRRV
- a CDS encoding ABC transporter substrate-binding protein gives rise to the protein MKFLRGLSLFVAVVVIASCSSSNKNNVPVVGFIDAFEDATISQAKNGFIDALKQNGFSEDKKNVKIEYRNAQGSIPTLTQIVNYFIAEKVDLLATSTTLSTVAAIQKTKTIPIFEMVSPTPERMKVIADGKAPANLFGTMEELNYIDTSFAIIPKLLKPKGKQLTIGMIYNQSEPQSTDALQRIQGLAAKLNVKIVALPLNSSADALLVTQSLLNKNIDAFFANPDNTVFASFETILKSCNEHNVPIFTSEAGLVQRGAVAAFGADIYQWGYQSGVQAAQYLKTHRTDGLKLEMVKIRKRVYNPAAAKKYNINIPADFEAVK
- a CDS encoding ABC transporter ATP-binding protein, with amino-acid sequence MIQLSNIRKTFNTGKPNQVTAIKNIDLSINTGEFVVIVGANGSGKTTLLNLLAGNILPDSGIITIDGHNVTRLPEYKRSKWIARIFQNPLTGTAADLSIIDNFRLAALRTQPKRLSIGKNEQFKNLVREKIATLGMGLENKIEQPIGTLSGGQRQALTLLMSVMDTCKILLLDEPTAALDPRSAENVLRIADDLIREYQLTAILVTHNLKDAGNYGSRIIQMGEGKILKDVAAADKKNLKQNELYDWFG